In Daucus carota subsp. sativus chromosome 4, DH1 v3.0, whole genome shotgun sequence, one DNA window encodes the following:
- the LOC108218161 gene encoding cytochrome b561 and DOMON domain-containing protein At5g47530, whose translation MALSSPFAVTFSIFASLFILSSAQTCKNYTFTSNRMFNSCLDLPYHHAHLHWNYFPSTDKLAMAYRARQDSKGWVAWAINPTKTGMVGAQALVAFHNSNGSMTVYPTPVKDYNPSMLPGTLTFQVANISAEYKNNEMIIFAVLGPLVNITKVNHVWQSGFAVSNNVPQMHEISSTNLKSFGDLDFLAV comes from the coding sequence ATGGCTCTAAGCTCACCATTTGCTGTTACATTCTCCATCTTCGCTTCCCTTTTCATCTTGTCCTCTGCTCAAACCTGCAAAAACTACACCTTCACATCAAACAGAATGTTCAATTCCTGTCTTGATCTTCCTTATCATCATGCTCATCTCCACTGGAACTATTTTCCATCCACAGATAAACTTGCTATGGCATACAGAGCCAGACAGGACTCGAAGGGGTGGGTTGCCTGGGCTATTAACCCGACTAAGACAGGCATGGTGGGAGCACAAGCACTCGTGGCCTTTCACAACAGCAATGGAAGTATGACAGTGTACCCGACACCAGTAAAGGACTACAATCCTTCGATGCTTCCTGGAACTCTTACGTTCCAGGTGGCAAACATCTCCGCggaatataaaaacaatgagATGATTATTTTTGCTGTTCTAGGCCCCCTTGTTAACATAACCAAAGTTAACCATGTCTGGCAATCAGGATTTGCAGTTTCTAATAATGTCCCACAAATGCATGAAATATCCTCAACTAATCTCAAGTCATTTGGGGATCTAGATTTTCTGGCAGTGTAG
- the LOC108217699 gene encoding uncharacterized protein LOC108217699: MRHMLVTMRQNLQNMRKSPRVADESMFGDQGNGVVNAGRARHGWNGFSVLCSIVLAPLSLLSCLSHPHISGTDGVWVSGDIARISEMNHLMVSDSMRYAILM; encoded by the coding sequence ATGAGGCATATGTTGGTGACAATGAGGCAGAACCTCCAGAACATGAGGAAGAGTCCGCGTGTGGCGGATGAGAGTATGTTTGGTGATCAGGGGAATGGAGTGGTTAATGCAGGCAGAGCGCGGCATGGATGGAATGGATTCTCTGTTTTGTGTAGCATAGTTCTGGCGCCTCTCTCGCTTCTGTCTTGCCTGTCTCACCCTCATATCAGTGGGACTGATGGAGTCTGGGTTTCGGGTGATATTGCACGTATTTCAGAGATGAATCATCTCATGGTGAGCGACAGCATGCGTTATGCCATCTTGATGTAA
- the LOC108219606 gene encoding uncharacterized protein LOC108219606, whose protein sequence is MSPGSSVVSGLLEPEMNLAFQKVGNPSGHGLMEGGVLENSKGVIGVVDVYLHQARDIQNICIYHKQDVYAKICLTDDPEKSVLTEVVNGGGRDPVFNENLQIDVRSIETSLKCEIWMLSRIKNYLQDQLLGFALVPLTDIVIENGKLTKEFALTSDDMFHSPTGCVLLTLAYNGASPEVLEIPPTHSSLTVSTDEQGSRALRSVPREFEMIEFLDPKIAKENEMMVTEYYAIPCVNLDSEDPKSIDNIIPDKGIHPEIDASGLAVDSNEVTEISKVQASLSSVSINESPSGPVVTNSSSPSLSIVTSSASACDTPGVLKYVNQEEIAPEEKREDAAKVSEFVKRNGNVVSPEEMTQAKFSQSVNKDVVSTGEKTEDVAKTSDFVNQDVVSLSEKKTEDVGKAPVFDFTLPVFDFSKPLISVNIKPEEVAQQDYIDLYMSSMQQFTESLGQGQMNLPMPMVALPKEKDGKDPAKKGQTSKNSGPRPKVFYGSRAFF, encoded by the coding sequence ATGTCGCCAGGTTCTTCTGTTGTTTCAGGCCTTCTTGAACCCGAGATGAATTTAGCTTTCCAGAAAGTGGGAAATCCATCTGGGCATGGCTTGATGGAGGGAGGAGTTTTAGAGAACTCGAAAGGTGTCATTGGTGTTGTTGATGTTTACTTGCACCAAGCAAGAGATATCCAGAACATTTGCATTTATCATAAGCAAGATGTGTATGCAAAAATCTGTCTGACGGATGATCCGGAGAAAAGTGTTTTAACAGAAGTTGTTAATGGTGGAGGGAGGGATCCTGTTTTTAATGAGAATCTCCAAATTGATGTCCGAAGCATTGAGACGTCTTTGAAATGTGAGATATGGATGCTTAGTCGGATCAAGAATTATCTTCAAGATCAGTTATTGGGGTTTGCATTGGTTCCTCTAACTGACATAGTCATTGAAAATGGAAAGTTGACGAAAGAATTTGCGCTCACATCGGATGATATGTTTCATTCTCCTACTGGATGTGTCCTATTGACTCTGGCTTACAATGGTGCATCACCAGAAGTTCTTGAAATTCCTCCAACTCACTCCTCTTTGACTGTGAGTACAGATGAACAAGGAAGTAGGGCACTCCGCTCTGTTCCCCGGGAATTTGAAATGATTGAGTTCCTGGACCCAAAGATTGCAAAGGAGAATGAAATGATGGTTACGGAGTATTATGCTATCCCATGTGTGAACCTGGACTCTGAGGACCCGAAGAGTATTGACAACATTATTCCTGATAAAGGTATTCATCCAGAGATTGATGCTTCAGGTCTGGCAGTAGACAGTAACGAGGTTACTGAAATTTCAAAGGTTCAAGCATCCCTAAGCAGCGTGTCAATCAATGAGTCTCCTTCAGGCCCAGTAGTAACAAACTCTTCATCTCCTTCACTCTCAATTGTGACAAGCTCTGCATCTGCTTGTGACACTCCTGGAGTTTTGAAATACGTTAATCAGGAGGAGATTGCACCTGAGGAAAAGAGGGAGGATGCTGCAAAGGTTTCAGAATTTGTGAAGCGCAATGGCAATGTGGTTTCACCTGAAGAGATGACACAAGCAAAGTTTTCACAATCTGTGAACAAGGACGTGGTATCAACCGGTGAGAAGACTGAGGATGTTGCAAAAACTTCGGACTTTGTGAATCAGGATGTGGTTTCACTCAGTGAGAAGAAGACAGAGGATGTCGGAAAAGCACCTGTATTCGACTTTACCTTGCCTGTATTCGACTTTTCCAAGCCACTTATCAGCGTGAACATAAAACCAGAAGAGGTGGCGCAACAAGATTACATCGACCTATACATGAGCAGCATGCAGCAATTCACTGAATCTCTGGGACAAGGACAGATGAATCTGCCAATGCCAATGGTAGCTCTGCCAAAGGAGAAAGACGGGAAAGACCCAGCTAAGAAGGGACAAACATCAAAAAATAGTGGTCCAAGGCCGAAAGTATTTTATGGAAGCAGAGCATTTTTCTAA